In Actinoplanes lobatus, the DNA window GGACGTGTGGCGGCGCATCAACGAGATCGTCACCTCGCTCGGTGGTGCGGCGTTCGCGCAGGCGATCGCGACCACCGCTCCGCCGACCGCCGGCCGGGCTCGAACGGGGCGCCCCGTCGGCGTACCCGATCGGGGTTTCGGCAGCAACGCGTGGGCCGTCGGACGGGACGCGACCGCCGACGGCACCGGCATGCTGCTGGCCAACCCGCACCTGTCATGGCGGCCCGCCACACGCTTCCACCAGATGCAGATGACCATTCCCGGGCAGTTGGACGTCAGCGGCGCCACCCTGTTCGGGCTGCCCGTGGTCATCGTCGGGCACACCGCCGGGGTCGCGTGGACGCACACCATCTCGACGGTCGTCCCGGACACGCTCACCCAGCTGACCCTGGTGCCCGGCGATCCGACCCGGTACCTGGTGGACGGTAGGGCACGGTCGATGCAACCCCAGAAGATCACCGTACGGGTACGCGATGCGCGCGGCGTTCACCCGGTGAGCCGTACGCTCTACCGCACCCCGGACGGCCCGGTCCTCGTGGTACCCGGGCTCGACTGGAGCGCCGAAACCGCGTACGTGCTGCACGACGCGAACGCCGGAAACGTCCGCGTGGTCGATCAGTGGCTGGCCTTCAACCGGGCGCAGAGCCTCGCCGACCTGCGGGCCGCTCAGCGTAGGCACCATGGCCTGCCGTGGATGAACACCATCGCCGTGGAGCGCTCCGGGACCGTGCTCTACAACGACGCGCAGGTGGTGCCCGCCGTCAGTGACGCTCTCGCGGACCGCTGCGCCACCGCGCAGTCCGAGCCGGTGTTCCAGCAGACCCGCCTCATCGTCCTGGACGGCAGCCGGTCCGGCTGCGGGTGGGGCACCGACCCGGCCTCGGTGGTGCCGGGCCTGTTCGGTCCGGCCTCGTTGCCCAGCCTCACCCGTACCGACTTCGTGGCGAACTCCAACGACAGCCCGTGGCTGACGAACCCGGCCGCGCCACTGACGGCATTCCCCCGGATCGTCGGCGATGTGGGCACGGAACGCTCGTTGCGGACCCGGCTCGGGCTGGACATGATCGCCGATCGGATGGCCGGCACCGACGGCCTCGGGCCGCCCGGTTTCACCCTGGACACCCTCCAGGCGACCATGCTGGGTGACCGCAACCTCGGCGCCGAACTGGCCCAGCCCGCCGTGGCAGAACTGTGCGCCCACACCGCCACCCTGCCGAACAGTGACGGGGCGCCGGTCGACGTGCGGTCGGCGTGCACCGTACTGACCGGATGGGACGGCCGGGCGACAGCCGGTAGCCCCGGCGCGGTGCTGTGGCGCGAATTCTTCCACCAGGCCTTCGCCGCGACCGCCGGCGACATGTGGCGAACCCCGTTCGACCCGGCGCGGCCGCTCACCACACCGCGTGACCTGAACACCGGCCTGGCCGAGGTGCGCACCGCGCTCGCCGACGCGGTCGAGACGGTCACCAAGGCCCACCTGCCGCTGGACGCGCCCATCGACGCCGCGCAGCGGTACCAGGCGATCGGCCTGGGCGGCTGCACCCAGGTCGAAGGCTGCTTCAACGCGATCGAGCCGCCCGGCAGCCTGGACGCGAACGGGCACTATCCGGACGTCGACTTCGGCACGAGCTTCCTGATGGCGACCCAGTTGACCGCCGCCGGACCGCGGACGCGCACCCTGATGCTGTACTCGCAATCGGGCAACCCGGCCTCCCCACACTTCCTCGACCAGACCAGGCTCCACGCCGCCGGTCAGTGGGTGACCGAACGCTTCACCCGGGCGGAGATCACCTCCGATCCGGCGCTGCGGGTGGAGCTGCTCGACCCACGTTGATCGTCGCCACCACCTGACCCCGCGGCCGTCCGCCTCCCCGGTGGCGGGTAGGTTCGTGACCGATGAGCTCCCTTGACGAAGTGGCGAAGCGCGACGAATGGCGCTGCTGGGTGTGCGACGAGCCGGTCGACGCCGGCATGTCGGTGAACGACCCGCGGGGCGCCAGCGTCGACGCCCGGACCGCCGACCGGAAAGCCAAACTCGCCGAGCGGCTCGCCCACCGGGCCTGCAACTCCCGCAAAGGCGCGGTCAAGATCGTCATCGCCTGGCCGGACCGGCTCAACGTGATCGAGCCCGCCCCGCTGCTCACCGTCGCCGAACGCCTGGAACGCAAGGGCGGCCGGGAACTGGTGGCCCGCTGCCCGAGCCGCAAGGACGCCCAGGAGGCGGCGGACTGGCTGGCCGACCGTTTCACCCGCCTCGTTCCCGGCCTCCCCGTGACCACGACCGTCGAACCGGGCGGCGGCCAGTTCCTCGTCGCCCTTTCCACCGGCCGCCGCTGAACCCGGCCCCGCGGGCCCGTCGCGGGGCAGAGGCTCAGGCGACCCGCGGAGTCAGAGCCGTGGGGAGTGCCAACATGGAGACGTCGCCGGTCTGCTCCGGCGACGGCAACGGCGACGGGACCTCGGCAGTCGCGGGAGCGACCTGTGCCAGCAGCGCGGTGAGGCGGCCCACTTCGTCGGCGGCCAGCTGAAACGATCCGCGGCACACGGCGTCCGCCCACAACGACACCACGACCACCTGACGGTTCTCGTGGTAGCTGACGCGCATCGTCCGGCCGTCGCCGCGTACGTCGGTGAAAACCTCACCGACTGTCGGCATCGGATACACCTCACCCATGTCCGGCAGCCTCTCCCACGGACACCCGGTTTGGAAAGATCGCGGAACTGAGTCCGTGCTACGCCAACTCCGATGACGGCTGTAGCGGAGATCAGGCATCAGCGGCTGATGAAGGTGAGTCCGTGTGCGCCTTGGCCGTACCGTTTGCCGGTGGTCCTGCCGCTTCGGTCGACAGTGAGAACAGTGAGCGTCCGCATGCTGGGCAACTCCACGACGCTGACGGTGCCCGAGTTGAGGTTGGACACGAAGGCTCGTCTCCCGGAGGGGTCGCTGCGGATGTTGATCGGCAGACGTTGGGTGTCGGTGGTGCCGGTGAGGGTCCAGTCGTCGGTGTCGTAGGTGTTGAGCACGCCGTCGAGGGGTGTGAACTCACCGTCGGTTCCGATGGTGTGTCGCCACTGCCCGGCCAGGAGGGTTCCGCCGGTGGTCACGTGCAGAGGGCTGACCGGCAGGGCGGTGGCGATGGTGTTGATCACCCGGTGGGTGGTGGTGTCGATGACCAGGATGCGCCCGCCCGCTTCCGCGGCAGTGGCCGGGTCGATGGCGGGCGCGGCGGCGTAGACGTACCGGCCGTCCGGGGTTGCGGTGATCTCCTCCGTGCCGGGTACGGGGATGCGGTTCACGATGGTGCCGTTGCCGAGGTCGAGCACGGAGATGTACGCGGCTCGCTTGTTGGCGGTGTAGGCGGTGGCGCCGTCCGGGGTGACGGCGAACCAGTGTGGCTGGTCGGCCTCGGCGTCGATCCGGCCGACGACCTTACGCCGGGACGCGTCGAGGACGAGGAGACCGCCCGGACCCGCCGGTCCCGCCTCAACGCTGACGTACAGCAGGTCGCGCCCGGCGTCCAGATGCAACCCGTGCGGGGCACGCTCGGGGGCGAGGTCGAGAATGTCCACGATCTGCCGGCTGTCGACATCGATGATGCTGAGCTGCTGGGCGTGGCCGGTGTGGTCGAGGTAGTGCCCGGAACGGTACGTATGGCTGACGTACAGCAGCCGCCTGGCGGGATCCAGAAGTACTTCGTGCGGCTCGGGAGGCACCATGACGGAACCGAGGTGCCGATACCTGTCCAGCTCGAAGAACTCGACGGTTTCACCGCTCTGGCTGGCCACCGCCAGCATGTCGCTCGTCATGCCGACGACGCTAGAGACGGGCAACGGTTACCGCCAGTGCAACATTGATAGGGCTGGCTTGCATTGGTGATAATCGGCAGGTGACCATCGCCCGCGCCGACGCCGCAACGATCGACTACAACCTCCTGGTCGCCCTCGACGCGATGCTCGATACCAGCAGCGTCACCGCCGCGGCCGGACGGCTGCGCACGTCGGTCCCGGCGATGAGCCGAACCCTGGGCCGGCTGCGCCGCCATTTCGGGGACCCGCTGCTCGTCCGGGCCGGCCGTAACCTCGTTCTCACCCCGTTCGCGACCCGGTTGAGGCCGCAGGTGCACGACCTCGTCGCTCGCGCCGCGGCCCTGCTGTCGGATGGACCGGACACCCCCCGGTCAGCCTGGAGCCAGACGCTGACGATCCAGATGAGCGACGTGATATCCGCCGACGTCGTGCCGCCCCTGCTGGCAGCGATGCGTGCCGAGGCTCCGCGCGTACGATTGCGCCTGACCTCGGACGATTCGGAGGGCGCCACCGCGCTGCGCGACGCGGCGATCGACCTCGAGGTCGGCGTCATCGACCACAGCGACCCGGAGACCGTGGTCGAGCCGCTGGCCACATTGACCGTGGCTGCCGCCGTCCGGGCCGGCCACCCGCTCACCCGCGGCCGGTTGACCGCGAAGCGCCTCGCCGCCGCCGAACATGTCAGCGTCTCCCGCCGTGGCCTGGCAAC includes these proteins:
- a CDS encoding YncE family protein, with the translated sequence MTSDMLAVASQSGETVEFFELDRYRHLGSVMVPPEPHEVLLDPARRLLYVSHTYRSGHYLDHTGHAQQLSIIDVDSRQIVDILDLAPERAPHGLHLDAGRDLLYVSVEAGPAGPGGLLVLDASRRKVVGRIDAEADQPHWFAVTPDGATAYTANKRAAYISVLDLGNGTIVNRIPVPGTEEITATPDGRYVYAAAPAIDPATAAEAGGRILVIDTTTHRVINTIATALPVSPLHVTTGGTLLAGQWRHTIGTDGEFTPLDGVLNTYDTDDWTLTGTTDTQRLPINIRSDPSGRRAFVSNLNSGTVSVVELPSMRTLTVLTVDRSGRTTGKRYGQGAHGLTFISR
- a CDS encoding LysR family transcriptional regulator produces the protein MTIARADAATIDYNLLVALDAMLDTSSVTAAAGRLRTSVPAMSRTLGRLRRHFGDPLLVRAGRNLVLTPFATRLRPQVHDLVARAAALLSDGPDTPRSAWSQTLTIQMSDVISADVVPPLLAAMRAEAPRVRLRLTSDDSEGATALRDAAIDLEVGVIDHSDPETVVEPLATLTVAAAVRAGHPLTRGRLTAKRLAAAEHVSVSRRGLATGPLDDQLARLGLHRTVAVVAPTHTAAILLARNSDLVCLTPNQNGTAAHTAGLHVLPIPFDLPPITISMAWHPRTGSEPIHQWLRSHVAETTRTFIGSPR
- a CDS encoding penicillin acylase family protein, which translates into the protein MSSRGFERGPTGWRRGIAGVAIAGTLVVGAPIGPAHAGADPVAGSRVVVMRTEFGIPHVLAASYRDMGFGAGYAIAEDNLCGLADDILTVSGRRAQFLGADATTPDGVNNLDSDIYHAAVDRSGVLDTALAQPEPSGPSAAARDIVAGYAAGVNRYLAKHPVAGLPDPTCRGAAWVRPITALDVWRRINEIVTSLGGAAFAQAIATTAPPTAGRARTGRPVGVPDRGFGSNAWAVGRDATADGTGMLLANPHLSWRPATRFHQMQMTIPGQLDVSGATLFGLPVVIVGHTAGVAWTHTISTVVPDTLTQLTLVPGDPTRYLVDGRARSMQPQKITVRVRDARGVHPVSRTLYRTPDGPVLVVPGLDWSAETAYVLHDANAGNVRVVDQWLAFNRAQSLADLRAAQRRHHGLPWMNTIAVERSGTVLYNDAQVVPAVSDALADRCATAQSEPVFQQTRLIVLDGSRSGCGWGTDPASVVPGLFGPASLPSLTRTDFVANSNDSPWLTNPAAPLTAFPRIVGDVGTERSLRTRLGLDMIADRMAGTDGLGPPGFTLDTLQATMLGDRNLGAELAQPAVAELCAHTATLPNSDGAPVDVRSACTVLTGWDGRATAGSPGAVLWREFFHQAFAATAGDMWRTPFDPARPLTTPRDLNTGLAEVRTALADAVETVTKAHLPLDAPIDAAQRYQAIGLGGCTQVEGCFNAIEPPGSLDANGHYPDVDFGTSFLMATQLTAAGPRTRTLMLYSQSGNPASPHFLDQTRLHAAGQWVTERFTRAEITSDPALRVELLDPR